In the Chloroflexota bacterium genome, one interval contains:
- a CDS encoding C_GCAxxG_C_C family protein — translation MTEVERALACFNEGFSCAQAVLSTYAPRFGLDREMALRIAGAFGGGMGRLGEVCGAVTGAFMLIGLKYGKIRAEDDQARETAYAWVREFADRFESRNGSIRCKELLGYDISTPEGLALAREREVFTTVCPKLVRDAAEIIGQMLATADAEGG, via the coding sequence ATGACCGAGGTAGAACGTGCACTTGCCTGCTTCAATGAAGGTTTCAGTTGTGCCCAAGCGGTGTTATCAACGTATGCTCCCCGGTTTGGTCTGGACCGCGAAATGGCCCTGAGGATAGCAGGGGCATTTGGCGGTGGTATGGGGCGCCTGGGCGAAGTATGCGGGGCAGTAACCGGTGCCTTTATGCTCATCGGGCTCAAATATGGTAAGATAAGGGCGGAAGATGATCAGGCCAGGGAAACAGCATACGCTTGGGTGAGGGAGTTTGCGGATAGGTTCGAGTCTCGTAATGGCTCGATCAGGTGCAAAGAGCTACTGGGCTATGATATCAGCACTCCGGAGGGGCTGGCACTGGCCAGGGAGAGGGAGGTCTTCACTACTGTCTGTCCGAAATTAGTTCGGGATGCGGCAGAGATCATCGGGCAGATGTTGGCGACCGCAGATGCAGAGGGAGGTTGA